One segment of Paenibacillus rhizovicinus DNA contains the following:
- a CDS encoding LysM peptidoglycan-binding domain-containing protein: MNRGFFPGGGFGGGFGRRPFFRPFPHPFFPGRFLFPTFFFSPFFVPFFREDQAGDMIFAQHQVKPGDTMASICHTYNLPHPILEEANPQIKNPNQLIAGETVMIPRISNMYCQKTYSETPAQQAQQAQQTGQQ, from the coding sequence ATGAATCGAGGATTTTTTCCAGGCGGCGGTTTTGGCGGAGGTTTCGGTCGTCGTCCATTTTTTCGCCCGTTTCCCCATCCGTTCTTCCCGGGCCGTTTCTTGTTTCCGACATTTTTCTTTTCCCCGTTTTTCGTTCCGTTCTTCAGGGAAGATCAAGCCGGTGACATGATTTTCGCGCAGCACCAAGTGAAACCGGGAGACACGATGGCGTCGATTTGCCATACGTATAACTTGCCTCATCCGATTCTGGAAGAAGCGAATCCGCAGATCAAGAACCCGAACCAGCTGATTGCCGGCGAAACGGTGATGATCCCCCGAATCTCCAACATGTACTGCCAGAAAACCTATTCGGAAACGCCTGCGCAACAGGCACAGCAAGCACAGCAAACCGGTCAACAATAA
- a CDS encoding alpha/beta fold hydrolase, whose translation MSLSSEGGSALGQLIALRHTNLYIEEFGRSNEEVLLYLHGGPGASCIDFTCRQAIALSGALHVIAIDQRGVCRSDRLREEETFGIADIIADCEEIRTRLGFERWSVLGHSFGGYVAMKYALQHRGSVKSVLYEAPTFDIGRSMNAIINGALQVFERDHEPEHAEHCRQLLNRNASARELWQSVGKLWRLLGPRKDELYFHGIEPSDYSMIMEQSGEMQNERTDASVHARKLEEEGVMFESLLPLMLLVDQPSLLLAGMILFAARPMGLSFCRKGGRGSASAYTMIRQRTLSIIRMRAILRMMKRTEKR comes from the coding sequence ATGAGCTTGTCTTCGGAAGGCGGGTCTGCATTGGGACAATTAATCGCATTGCGGCACACGAATCTTTATATCGAGGAATTCGGTCGTTCGAATGAAGAAGTCCTGCTGTATTTGCACGGAGGTCCGGGCGCAAGCTGCATCGATTTCACCTGCCGCCAGGCCATCGCATTGTCGGGTGCTTTACACGTAATCGCCATCGACCAACGAGGCGTCTGCAGATCCGATCGGCTTCGGGAAGAAGAGACCTTCGGCATTGCAGATATCATTGCGGATTGCGAAGAAATCCGGACGCGGCTCGGGTTTGAACGATGGTCCGTGCTGGGTCATTCGTTCGGAGGGTACGTTGCGATGAAATACGCGCTTCAGCATCGCGGCTCCGTGAAAAGCGTGCTATATGAAGCCCCGACATTCGATATAGGACGGTCAATGAATGCGATTATTAACGGAGCTTTGCAAGTATTCGAAAGGGATCATGAACCCGAGCATGCGGAGCATTGCCGGCAGCTCTTGAATCGAAATGCATCGGCTCGCGAGTTGTGGCAATCGGTCGGGAAACTGTGGAGACTGCTGGGTCCCCGCAAAGACGAGTTATACTTCCATGGCATCGAACCGAGCGACTATAGCATGATAATGGAGCAGAGCGGGGAAATGCAAAACGAACGAACAGACGCCAGTGTTCATGCACGAAAGCTGGAGGAGGAAGGAGTAATGTTCGAGAGCTTGCTGCCGCTCATGCTGCTTGTGGATCAGCCGTCGCTGCTCCTGGCAGGCATGATTTTATTTGCTGCCCGGCCTATGGGGCTGTCATTCTGCCGGAAGGGCGGAAGAGGCAGCGCTTCTGCCTATACGATGATACGACAACGAACGTTGTCGATTATTCGCATGCGTGCTATACTCCGCATGATGAAGCGGACGGAGAAACGATAG
- a CDS encoding cysteine-rich CWC family protein, with translation MNHGIDQKRCPICGKGNACEASHECWCGKEIFPSGLLELVPAEFRDKACICNACLKQFKADAMKKTASLPNPMDNN, from the coding sequence ATGAATCATGGTATTGATCAGAAGAGATGCCCGATTTGCGGCAAAGGCAATGCCTGCGAAGCGAGTCATGAATGCTGGTGCGGCAAGGAAATCTTCCCTAGCGGCTTGCTGGAGCTCGTGCCTGCCGAGTTTCGCGATAAAGCCTGCATTTGCAACGCTTGCCTAAAGCAGTTCAAGGCAGATGCCATGAAGAAGACGGCTTCATTGCCGAATCCGATGGATAATAACTGA
- a CDS encoding sensor histidine kinase, producing MVRVPNGVLLPHSLKTRLIIVLLLASFIPVSLIGGISYYTIYHLLANKLEKGVQSTLEQEKMSLDNTLNNLDYASQQLTLFGDIRNHYNAFISQSDPLERGAIEKDVYKFTTIVNYTNPDLGLMTYYLPGSDTYLFSNMNVSPNLHIQQFPHISTPYAGLEFLGPHRTLYPYSDNRVLSVLRTVSGGAGDPPIAVYIETNFKVFQDRLSSLPYGLPIKHILLNTDGSTIYSEDEKAFPLQAAFKPDKLRGRTYFEQGDYVLFTSQGQHGWTLITAVKKKEFFREQHEWIVRFVMVGCLSIVASLGLAWLIWRTIYRPLIRLNRYLQHAAATRFNEPVKYTGVLEFDDLLGTFGYMKGEIMLLLSEIGERERNKRKLEVEKLMYQINPHFIHNTLNTVQWLAKMNGQRDIFDLVSDFIEVLDYNLGKEGKIVTVRQELKALGDYVRLQQMRYQYSFRVDYDVDDDVLELPFLRFLLQPLVENSLYHGFRNKDGFVLVSIKREANRYLIIHIRDNGEGMPPEKVKQLFEQPDGVEKKVGLGIGLSYVQNMIHTHYGEPYRLEVVSELGIGTTMTIRLPLEIGGELE from the coding sequence ATGGTCCGCGTCCCAAATGGCGTACTGCTGCCGCACTCGCTCAAAACAAGGCTCATCATCGTTTTGCTGCTTGCGTCGTTCATCCCCGTATCCTTAATCGGGGGCATCTCCTACTACACCATCTATCATTTGCTCGCCAACAAGCTGGAGAAAGGCGTGCAGAGCACGTTGGAGCAAGAGAAGATGAGCCTCGATAACACGCTCAACAATCTAGACTACGCCTCGCAGCAGCTCACGCTCTTCGGGGATATTCGCAACCACTACAACGCTTTTATCAGCCAGTCCGACCCGCTGGAACGCGGCGCGATCGAGAAGGACGTCTATAAATTCACGACGATCGTCAATTATACGAATCCCGATCTCGGACTGATGACGTACTACCTTCCTGGCAGCGACACCTATCTATTCTCCAATATGAACGTCAGCCCTAACCTCCACATTCAGCAATTCCCCCACATCTCCACGCCATACGCGGGACTTGAATTCCTCGGTCCGCACCGTACGCTGTATCCGTACAGCGACAACCGCGTGCTCTCCGTTCTCCGTACGGTCAGCGGGGGCGCCGGCGACCCGCCAATCGCGGTCTATATCGAGACCAACTTCAAAGTGTTTCAGGACAGGCTCAGCAGCCTGCCTTACGGATTGCCGATCAAGCATATTTTGCTTAATACGGACGGTTCGACGATTTACAGCGAAGACGAGAAAGCGTTTCCGCTGCAAGCCGCGTTCAAGCCGGACAAGCTCCGGGGACGCACGTATTTCGAGCAAGGCGATTATGTATTGTTTACCTCCCAAGGCCAGCACGGCTGGACGCTGATTACGGCGGTGAAGAAGAAAGAGTTTTTCCGTGAGCAGCATGAATGGATCGTCCGATTCGTGATGGTCGGCTGCTTGTCGATCGTCGCGAGCCTAGGCTTGGCGTGGCTGATTTGGCGGACGATCTATCGCCCGCTCATCCGGTTGAACCGGTATTTGCAGCATGCGGCGGCAACGCGCTTCAACGAGCCGGTCAAGTATACGGGGGTGCTGGAATTCGACGACTTGCTGGGCACGTTCGGCTATATGAAGGGCGAGATCATGCTGCTGCTGAGCGAAATCGGGGAGCGGGAACGCAACAAACGGAAGCTGGAAGTCGAGAAGCTGATGTACCAAATCAATCCGCACTTCATTCACAATACGCTGAACACGGTGCAATGGCTGGCCAAGATGAACGGACAGCGCGATATATTCGATCTCGTGTCCGACTTTATCGAAGTGCTGGATTACAATCTGGGCAAAGAAGGCAAGATCGTTACCGTCCGGCAGGAGCTGAAGGCGCTCGGCGATTACGTGCGTTTGCAGCAAATGCGATACCAGTATTCGTTCCGCGTGGATTACGATGTCGACGACGACGTGCTGGAGCTGCCGTTCCTGCGTTTTCTGCTTCAGCCGCTCGTGGAGAATTCGCTCTATCACGGGTTCCGCAACAAAGACGGCTTCGTTCTGGTATCGATCAAACGCGAAGCTAACCGCTACTTGATCATTCATATCCGGGACAATGGCGAAGGGATGCCGCCCGAGAAAGTCAAACAGCTGTTCGAGCAGCCGGACGGGGTGGAGAAGAAGGTCGGGCTCGGCATAGGCTTGTCATACGTGCAGAACATGATCCATACCCATTACGGGGAGCCGTATCGTCTGGAGGTCGTCAGCGAGTTGGGCATCGGAACGACCATGACCATTCGGCTGCCGCTCGAAATAGGAGGAGAACTCGAATGA
- a CDS encoding response regulator transcription factor yields MIRTLFVEDEFFVRQGFVHSLPWEKFGITIIGEADNGDAALAFLRDNEADMLITDLTMPFKSGLELLKEVNTLYPSLATVVLTCHRDFDFVQEALRLGALDYIVKTRLDAAELESALARISERMSQRQQQPKSLSPGLLLVPIGGEIRQFPERLRSAHGLSLNRIEGDSWFVPDPGEAAVSLAEEADAAGWAAVQITEHWNEDSRIIAELLSSYRRYSFPYRWSRATASTIVSVAELKRQQFAKRQPAAAVAELAKCWFSCGWIFESELFEEWLVFVQRCEPPVGELAAMTEASLLGWRLSDGLRDAGMPEQLVTSPDFIWDRWTEELRQSRDCLLRRYESLHYSRDVYASALKSLEVIRRHLKEGLSQGEVARMVGLSRSYFSQIFKSIFMMSFNDYVKALSISTAQRLLAVREHPIYWIAEQAGFKDERYFSRVFREHTGMLPSEYRIRSLHGSVDARP; encoded by the coding sequence ATGATCAGAACGCTTTTCGTGGAAGATGAGTTTTTCGTACGGCAAGGCTTCGTCCATTCGCTTCCTTGGGAGAAATTCGGCATCACGATCATCGGCGAGGCGGATAACGGGGATGCGGCGCTTGCTTTCCTGCGCGACAACGAGGCGGATATGCTCATTACCGATCTGACGATGCCGTTCAAATCGGGGCTGGAGCTGCTGAAAGAAGTCAATACGCTCTATCCCTCGCTGGCGACCGTCGTTTTGACGTGTCACCGCGACTTTGACTTCGTGCAGGAGGCGCTGCGCCTGGGAGCGCTTGATTATATCGTGAAGACCCGGCTGGATGCGGCGGAACTAGAGAGCGCCTTGGCACGCATCAGCGAGCGCATGTCGCAGCGGCAGCAGCAGCCGAAATCGCTGTCGCCAGGCTTGCTGCTAGTACCGATCGGAGGCGAGATCCGGCAGTTTCCGGAACGGCTGCGATCGGCGCACGGCTTAAGCCTGAATCGGATCGAAGGGGACAGCTGGTTCGTTCCTGATCCTGGCGAGGCGGCTGTCAGCCTGGCCGAAGAAGCGGATGCCGCCGGATGGGCTGCCGTGCAAATAACGGAGCATTGGAATGAAGACAGCCGGATCATCGCCGAGCTGCTGAGCAGCTATCGCCGGTATTCGTTTCCGTATCGATGGTCCCGGGCAACCGCCTCGACGATCGTCTCGGTGGCGGAATTGAAGCGTCAGCAATTCGCCAAGCGGCAGCCGGCAGCCGCCGTGGCCGAGCTCGCCAAATGCTGGTTTAGCTGCGGCTGGATCTTCGAGAGCGAGCTCTTCGAGGAATGGCTGGTGTTCGTGCAGCGATGCGAACCGCCGGTCGGAGAGCTGGCTGCCATGACGGAAGCGTCCTTGCTGGGCTGGCGTCTGAGTGACGGGTTGAGGGATGCCGGCATGCCGGAGCAGCTCGTGACCAGTCCGGATTTCATATGGGACCGGTGGACGGAGGAGCTGCGCCAGTCCCGTGACTGTCTGCTCCGGCGGTATGAATCGCTCCATTATTCAAGGGATGTCTATGCGAGCGCATTGAAATCGCTGGAGGTCATCCGACGGCATTTGAAAGAAGGATTGTCCCAGGGCGAAGTCGCCCGGATGGTGGGGCTTAGTCGAAGTTATTTCAGCCAGATCTTCAAGAGCATCTTCATGATGTCCTTCAACGACTACGTGAAGGCGCTCAGCATCAGCACCGCGCAGCGGCTGCTTGCCGTGAGAGAGCATCCGATTTATTGGATCGCGGAACAGGCGGGTTTCAAGGACGAACGGTATTTCAGCCGGGTGTTCCGGGAACATACCGGCATGCTGCCGTCCGAATACCGAATCCGCAGCCTGCACGGCAGCGTTGACGCGCGGCCGTAG
- a CDS encoding type 2 periplasmic-binding domain-containing protein translates to MKKSRVGLAAAAASLLILAACSNSNNNAGGNEAKSGNAEKPANAAAATNGNDKATAGNDTATTGNAANKPAEKPDPFGKYAEPLEISVIYDRNPESEKSFIPDSSYESNWNTDFWLDKLNIKPVVKWSAPSGDQYNQKYNLMFASNDLPDIFLLKSTDNKQSARSMLKKLVDAGMVEDLSDVYSQYASDEVKDYYKSFDNKALDYATFDGKMYGLPSQGDTYANVQILWVRQDWLDKLSLQAPRTIDDLVTVARAFKEKDPDGDGKPDTIGLAMQNQFMDSGFTDAVSIFNAFSAYPKSWVKDSSGQLVWGGIQESNKKPLEVLAGMYKEGLIDSEFALSDGNKEAEFITSGKAGMQIGSWWNGSYPLTFNIDNDPKADWKAYTLSTDNKIHAIMNFPTDQFLVVKKGFKSPEAAVKILNLATSISHSKFQETIDRRNELNTKFGTDKVDAPTIIPNFGIGYLDTTLRSVKKFEDIFAGKANVDDLDVGEKQIFVNSLQPNHDNPRKDAGKYKDYINWMSALSAIAHSDLDIQWNGFSGTTPTYDAKMGSLIDKQLTVFTKIIMNKEPVDYFDTFVKEWKAQGGDTITKEVNEAAAKESGN, encoded by the coding sequence ATGAAGAAGTCTCGCGTGGGACTTGCCGCCGCAGCCGCGTCGCTGCTCATTCTAGCCGCCTGTTCCAACTCGAACAACAATGCGGGCGGGAATGAAGCCAAGTCCGGCAATGCGGAGAAACCGGCCAACGCCGCCGCGGCCACGAACGGCAACGACAAGGCAACGGCCGGGAACGACACGGCAACGACCGGCAATGCGGCGAACAAGCCGGCCGAGAAACCGGATCCGTTCGGCAAATACGCGGAACCGCTCGAAATCAGCGTCATCTACGACCGCAATCCGGAATCGGAGAAAAGCTTTATCCCGGACAGCTCGTACGAGTCGAACTGGAATACGGATTTCTGGCTCGACAAGCTGAACATCAAGCCGGTCGTCAAATGGAGCGCGCCGTCCGGCGACCAATACAATCAGAAATACAATCTGATGTTTGCGAGCAACGACCTGCCTGATATTTTCCTGCTGAAGTCGACGGACAATAAACAATCTGCGCGGAGCATGCTGAAGAAGCTGGTCGACGCGGGCATGGTGGAAGATCTATCCGATGTCTACAGCCAGTACGCTTCCGACGAAGTGAAGGATTACTATAAGTCGTTCGACAACAAGGCGCTGGACTATGCTACGTTCGATGGCAAAATGTACGGCCTGCCTTCCCAAGGGGACACCTATGCCAACGTTCAAATTTTATGGGTCCGCCAGGACTGGCTGGATAAGCTGAGCTTGCAGGCGCCCCGCACGATCGACGATTTGGTCACGGTGGCGAGGGCGTTCAAGGAGAAGGATCCCGACGGCGACGGCAAGCCGGACACGATCGGCCTTGCGATGCAGAATCAATTCATGGACTCGGGCTTTACGGACGCCGTCTCGATCTTCAACGCGTTCAGCGCCTATCCGAAAAGCTGGGTCAAGGACAGCAGCGGCCAGCTCGTATGGGGCGGCATTCAGGAGTCGAACAAGAAGCCGCTCGAGGTGCTTGCCGGCATGTACAAGGAAGGCCTGATCGATTCCGAATTCGCGCTCAGCGACGGCAACAAGGAAGCGGAATTCATCACGTCCGGCAAAGCCGGCATGCAAATCGGATCCTGGTGGAACGGCAGCTATCCGCTCACCTTCAACATCGACAATGATCCGAAGGCCGACTGGAAGGCGTACACGCTGTCGACGGACAATAAAATCCATGCCATCATGAACTTCCCGACCGACCAATTCCTGGTCGTGAAGAAGGGCTTCAAGAGTCCGGAAGCAGCCGTGAAAATCCTGAACCTCGCGACGAGCATCAGCCATTCGAAATTCCAGGAAACGATCGATCGGCGCAACGAGCTCAACACCAAGTTCGGAACCGACAAGGTGGATGCGCCGACGATCATTCCGAATTTTGGCATCGGCTACCTCGATACGACGCTTCGCAGCGTGAAGAAGTTCGAGGATATTTTCGCAGGCAAAGCGAACGTCGACGATCTTGACGTCGGAGAGAAGCAAATTTTCGTAAACTCGCTGCAGCCGAATCACGACAACCCGCGCAAGGACGCCGGCAAATACAAGGATTACATCAACTGGATGTCGGCGCTGTCCGCCATCGCGCACTCCGATCTGGACATTCAGTGGAACGGCTTCAGCGGCACGACGCCGACTTATGATGCCAAGATGGGATCGCTGATCGATAAACAATTGACGGTGTTCACCAAGATCATCATGAACAAAGAACCGGTCGACTACTTCGATACGTTCGTCAAGGAATGGAAGGCGCAGGGCGGGGATACGATTACGAAGGAAGTCAACGAAGCAGCCGCGAAGGAAAGCGGCAACTGA
- a CDS encoding ABC transporter permease, which translates to MITKLFKNDQFHYHVMLIPVFIVFILFNVLPIYGVVLAFKHFVPTKGVLGSPWAGLEHYHFLVQNPEIWRVLRNTLLISVGKLVTLLVLPIILALMLNELRTKWFKRTVQTITYLPHFLSWVILAGIFRDIFSTHGIINYMMESIFHIKPIMYLGSNIWFRPIIILSNMWKEMGFSTIIYLAALTSISPTLYEAAEIDGAGRIQKIWHVSIPGIAVIIALLATLSLNGILYAGFDQIYNLYNVIVYDTADVIETWVFRNGLVGAQYEIGTAVSLVNSLMGLILIALTYTLAYRFANYRIF; encoded by the coding sequence ATGATAACCAAACTGTTCAAGAACGATCAATTTCATTATCACGTCATGCTGATTCCGGTGTTCATCGTATTCATCCTGTTCAATGTGCTTCCGATTTACGGCGTCGTGCTGGCATTCAAGCATTTCGTACCGACGAAGGGCGTGCTCGGCTCGCCTTGGGCGGGGCTGGAGCACTATCATTTTCTCGTGCAAAATCCGGAGATCTGGCGCGTGCTCCGCAATACGCTGCTCATCTCGGTCGGCAAGCTGGTCACGCTGCTGGTACTGCCGATCATCCTGGCGTTGATGCTGAACGAATTGCGAACGAAATGGTTCAAACGGACCGTTCAAACGATAACGTATCTCCCGCATTTTCTGTCCTGGGTCATTCTGGCCGGTATCTTCCGGGATATCTTCTCCACGCACGGCATTATCAACTACATGATGGAATCGATCTTCCACATCAAGCCGATCATGTACTTGGGCAGCAATATCTGGTTCCGGCCGATCATTATTCTCTCCAACATGTGGAAGGAAATGGGCTTCTCGACGATCATCTACCTCGCCGCGCTCACCAGCATCAGCCCGACCTTATATGAAGCAGCGGAAATCGACGGCGCCGGACGGATTCAGAAAATTTGGCATGTCTCCATTCCCGGCATTGCCGTCATCATCGCCTTGCTCGCGACGCTGAGTCTGAACGGCATCCTGTATGCCGGTTTCGATCAGATCTACAACTTGTACAACGTGATCGTCTACGATACGGCGGACGTCATCGAAACGTGGGTATTCCGCAACGGCCTGGTCGGCGCGCAGTATGAAATCGGCACGGCCGTCAGTTTGGTCAATAGCCTGATGGGATTGATCCTGATCGCGCTCACGTACACGCTCGCTTACCGTTTCGCCAATTACCGGATATTCTAG
- a CDS encoding carbohydrate ABC transporter permease, producing MIYSKTFGSRAFDWLIIVILILVSVVTLFPILHTVAVSFSNPAVAGSGTITVLPKGLSLKAYSHVLDDKQFFISLWVSLERIGLTLLLGTVVTYLAAFPFSRETKDFRMRNIYLWLLLIVSSFNGGIIPGYMNAKNLGLYDNFWILVLPYLFNFGNILLVFNFWRNLPKELDDCANIDGAGPWLKLTQVYFPLSLPVLATISLFTIVNTWNEYFQAIVFINNTHLLPLQTYLQQIVVTIDPTAPEDIGKGGMLSEVSNQTLDAAKISLTMLPILFIYPFLQRFFIHGITLGSVKE from the coding sequence ATGATTTATTCGAAAACATTCGGATCGCGGGCTTTCGACTGGCTCATCATCGTTATTTTGATCCTCGTATCGGTCGTTACGCTGTTTCCGATTTTGCATACGGTCGCCGTGTCGTTCAGCAATCCCGCTGTCGCCGGATCCGGAACGATTACGGTGCTGCCCAAAGGCTTATCGTTGAAGGCGTACAGCCATGTGCTGGACGACAAACAGTTCTTCATTTCGCTCTGGGTGTCTCTGGAGCGGATTGGCTTGACGCTGCTGCTGGGTACGGTCGTGACGTATTTGGCCGCCTTTCCTTTCTCCAGGGAGACGAAGGACTTTCGCATGCGCAACATTTATCTATGGTTGCTGTTGATCGTCAGCAGCTTCAACGGAGGCATCATACCAGGGTATATGAATGCGAAGAACCTTGGGCTGTATGATAATTTCTGGATTCTGGTCCTGCCGTACCTGTTTAATTTCGGCAATATCCTGCTCGTGTTCAACTTCTGGCGCAATCTGCCGAAGGAATTGGACGACTGCGCCAACATTGACGGAGCGGGTCCGTGGCTGAAGCTGACGCAAGTGTATTTCCCGCTGTCGCTGCCGGTGCTGGCGACCATCTCGCTCTTCACGATCGTTAACACGTGGAACGAGTATTTCCAGGCGATCGTGTTCATCAACAACACGCATTTGCTGCCGCTCCAAACGTATTTGCAGCAGATCGTCGTCACGATCGACCCCACGGCGCCGGAAGATATCGGCAAAGGCGGCATGCTCTCCGAAGTATCCAACCAAACGCTCGACGCCGCGAAAATCTCGCTCACGATGCTGCCGATCCTGTTTATTTATCCGTTCCTGCAGCGGTTCTTCATTCATGGGATAACGCTGGGTTCGGTGAAGGAGTAG
- a CDS encoding NUDIX hydrolase, translating into MGDEVVQKAGAFVLSDRRMAFMMGPTEDQSALAIVRLGGHREGAETAWECAQREVLEESRMRITPIIPTMSFYCPNTTFDIEIRLEPIAEFHNVPIKPRPLIVGHQSPVQAVTPIFLASSDDEPVPSMETKALMLLTREDVIRLCPEIITLDEFKSSGGNVLFKQPLDGQLPLKPFGHLMMLSIILERYPDVIPTSIFQ; encoded by the coding sequence GTGGGCGATGAGGTTGTTCAAAAGGCCGGAGCATTCGTACTATCAGATAGAAGAATGGCGTTTATGATGGGACCGACTGAGGATCAATCCGCGCTTGCCATCGTAAGGCTGGGCGGGCATAGAGAGGGAGCCGAAACGGCATGGGAATGCGCGCAACGCGAGGTTCTCGAAGAATCTCGAATGCGAATAACGCCGATCATTCCAACCATGTCTTTTTATTGTCCCAATACGACATTTGATATCGAAATACGCTTGGAACCCATTGCGGAATTTCATAACGTTCCGATCAAGCCTCGTCCTTTGATTGTGGGACATCAAAGCCCGGTACAAGCTGTAACGCCGATTTTCCTGGCATCTTCAGATGACGAACCAGTTCCAAGCATGGAGACGAAAGCATTGATGCTATTAACTCGCGAAGATGTTATTCGTCTATGTCCCGAAATCATAACCTTGGATGAATTCAAATCTTCGGGCGGTAATGTCCTGTTTAAACAACCCCTTGACGGGCAATTACCTTTGAAACCATTTGGACACCTCATGATGCTTTCTATCATTCTTGAACGGTATCCCGATGTGATTCCGACTTCAATCTTCCAGTAG